From Acidianus brierleyi:
TTGAAATAGCCATATCTGGAGAATCATTTAAATCGATTTCTATAGGATAGTACTCTTTTGAACTTTCAACAATCCATTTGTTATCGTAATAATAACTTTTCGCTCCCATTCTCCCTAATATTTCCATTATAGAGTGATCTCCGAAATAATTTGGAGGACTATATAAATTTTCTATTTCTATTCTACCACTAGTTATTAAAGAAGCTATTGCATAAAACGAAGATAAAAGATAATCTCCTGGAATTTTAGTATTATAACATGATAATTTTGATGATTTGATGTAGATTGTATTTCCTTCCATTTCTATTTTAGAACCCAGCTTGTTAAATAAATCTATTGTCATGTGGATATAACTCAAAGACGATATAGGAGGAATTATATCTATTATACCTTCGCCTAAAAGATGATAAGCGTAAATTAATCCAGTTATATACTGGCTACTTTCCCAACCTTCAATTTTAGTTTCTCTTTCTAATTCCCCGTATATTGTAACAGGAAGAAAATCTGATGAAAATGAAGCTTTTTTTAAAGCTTTTCTTATTGCGCTTATAGGTCTTTTTCTAAGAGTTTCGTCTCCATCAATAGTAACTTTCCTCTTTAATGCTACAACAATAGGAATAAGTATCCTTAGAGTTGTTGCCGAGCCTCCTACATAAATATAATTATCTCCACGTCTTATAGCTTTTACAGCATTTATTGCTGCAATAATATCATTTGAGTTCCAAAAATCTGTATTAACCTCAGTTAACAAAGATAAGAACGCTACCCTAATTGCTAAACTTTTAGATTGAGGAGCTTGAATTCTACCGTGTATTATCGATTTTTCTATATCTATCTCCAATTTCAACTGCCCTTGTTACTATAACTTTACCATATTTACTTAAACTTTCATAAATAGGACCATCATCTCCTTCCTTACATAAAGCAAATATCGACGGACCGTTACCAGAAATTCCAGAGGCTATTGCACCGTTTTTTAATGCGGATATTATTGGCTCCTTATCATAACCCAAAATTTCCGCTATAGCTAATCCGTTCAGTTTCATTGCTGTTATGATATCTCTTAATGCTATTTTGAAGATCTCCTCAAAAAGTAAATTATACTTTTTTAATATCTTAAGGTCTATATTAGGCCTATTTCCAATAGCTAAGATCAAGATAGAAATATCTTCAGGAAAATTTTCCATCTTGATTAATTTAAATTCCTTATTGTAAGTAAATGATACGCCCCCATAATACGCAGCAGTAGCATCATCATATGCACCAGTAACCGAGACTCCCGATTTAATAGAGAGAATAGCAGAAAGTTTAGGTATATCTACTTCAATTCCGAATTTTTCAGATATGGCTGCAATTAAAGCTGTAGAGACTGCGCTACTACTTTTTAATCCGCTCATTTGAGGAATTTCAGATCTTATGTTAACCTTTAATTCTGGAATATTATATGTTTCCCTAAAATAATCTAGAATAGTCTTTACAAGAGAACTTTGAAATGTACTATGTCCTTCTTCAACGTCCACATTAACTTTAAGGTCTATAGCCATTGAAGAACCGTACCATGAAGGTATAGCATTTACTATTGAGATTCCTCCAAAGGTTTGCATGCCTCTTTATACCTCAACCATCTTTCTTGAATAATCTCTGCTTCCTTATTATCTATTTTTACGCTAGGAATAACTCCAGATCTTATAGCATGATCTACTAAAACTAATGAAGTCATTGCTTCGACCACTGAAACACCTCTAATAGCTACTGCTGGATCATGTCTTCCTAAGACAGAAATTTTA
This genomic window contains:
- a CDS encoding 3-phosphoshikimate 1-carboxyvinyltransferase, which produces MEIDIEKSIIHGRIQAPQSKSLAIRVAFLSLLTEVNTDFWNSNDIIAAINAVKAIRRGDNYIYVGGSATTLRILIPIVVALKRKVTIDGDETLRKRPISAIRKALKKASFSSDFLPVTIYGELERETKIEGWESSQYITGLIYAYHLLGEGIIDIIPPISSLSYIHMTIDLFNKLGSKIEMEGNTIYIKSSKLSCYNTKIPGDYLLSSFYAIASLITSGRIEIENLYSPPNYFGDHSIMEILGRMGAKSYYYDNKWIVESSKEYYPIEIDLNDSPDMAISISALSAVSKGTSILRNIDRLKIKESNRVQTIIETLKAFNIKSSYSDGNILIFGSKPSRGKVVCPNDHRIAMLAADLATYSGGEILNAECVNKSNPNFWEDLKLLGGKISIK
- a CDS encoding shikimate kinase; its protein translation is MQTFGGISIVNAIPSWYGSSMAIDLKVNVDVEEGHSTFQSSLVKTILDYFRETYNIPELKVNIRSEIPQMSGLKSSSAVSTALIAAISEKFGIEVDIPKLSAILSIKSGVSVTGAYDDATAAYYGGVSFTYNKEFKLIKMENFPEDISILILAIGNRPNIDLKILKKYNLLFEEIFKIALRDIITAMKLNGLAIAEILGYDKEPIISALKNGAIASGISGNGPSIFALCKEGDDGPIYESLSKYGKVIVTRAVEIGDRYRKIDNTR